In Plantibacter sp. PA-3-X8, one DNA window encodes the following:
- a CDS encoding aldehyde dehydrogenase family protein, protein MTVYANPGTEGAVFSYAPRYDHFIGGEYVPPANGQYFENQTPVTGAVFTEIARGTAADVDRAVEAGWKAFPAWSKTSVAERAVILNRIADRMEEHLEEIAVAESWENGKPVRETLAADIPLAIDHFRYFAGAIRAQEGGISELDHDTVAYHFHEPLGVVGQIIPWNFPILMAVWKLAPALAAGNCVVLKPAEQTPASIHVIVDLVKDLLPAGVLNVVNGFGIEAGAPLASHPRIRKIAFTGETTTGRLIMQYASENLIPVTLELGGKSPNVFFEDVAREHDQYYEKAQEGFSMFALNQGEVCTCPSRALVQRSIYDGFVGDALTRIGTIKQGNPLDTDTMIGAQASNDQLEKILSYMDIGKQGGAKLLIGGERADLGGELSGGFYVQPTVFEGTNDMRIFQEEIFGPVLALTSFADYDEAISIANDTLYGLGAGVWSREATTLYRAGRAIEAGRVWSNTYHQYPAHAAFGGYKQSGIGRENHKMMLDHYQQTKNLLVSYAEGPMGFF, encoded by the coding sequence ATGACCGTCTACGCCAACCCGGGTACCGAAGGTGCCGTGTTCAGCTACGCCCCCCGCTACGACCACTTCATCGGGGGCGAGTACGTCCCGCCCGCGAACGGGCAGTACTTCGAGAACCAGACCCCGGTCACCGGAGCCGTGTTCACCGAGATCGCCCGAGGCACCGCGGCCGACGTGGACCGAGCGGTCGAGGCGGGATGGAAGGCGTTCCCCGCCTGGTCGAAGACGAGCGTCGCCGAGCGCGCGGTGATCCTCAACCGCATCGCCGACCGCATGGAGGAGCACCTCGAGGAGATCGCCGTCGCCGAGAGCTGGGAGAACGGCAAGCCGGTCCGCGAGACCCTGGCCGCCGACATCCCCTTGGCGATCGACCACTTCCGCTATTTCGCGGGGGCGATCCGCGCTCAGGAGGGCGGCATCTCGGAACTCGACCACGACACGGTCGCCTACCACTTCCACGAACCGCTCGGCGTCGTCGGGCAGATCATCCCCTGGAACTTCCCGATCCTCATGGCGGTGTGGAAACTCGCACCGGCGCTCGCCGCAGGCAACTGCGTCGTGCTGAAGCCGGCCGAGCAGACACCGGCGTCGATCCACGTCATCGTCGACCTCGTGAAGGACCTGCTGCCGGCCGGCGTGCTCAACGTCGTCAACGGCTTCGGCATCGAGGCCGGCGCCCCGCTGGCCTCCCACCCGCGGATCCGGAAGATCGCGTTCACCGGTGAGACCACGACCGGTCGCCTGATCATGCAGTACGCGAGCGAGAACCTCATCCCGGTGACGCTGGAGCTCGGCGGCAAGAGCCCGAACGTGTTCTTCGAGGACGTGGCGCGCGAGCACGACCAGTACTACGAGAAGGCGCAGGAGGGCTTCAGCATGTTCGCCCTGAACCAGGGCGAGGTCTGCACCTGCCCGAGTCGGGCGCTCGTCCAGCGCTCCATCTACGACGGCTTCGTGGGCGACGCGCTGACCCGCATCGGCACGATCAAGCAGGGCAACCCGCTCGACACGGACACGATGATCGGTGCCCAGGCGTCGAACGACCAGCTCGAGAAGATCCTCTCCTACATGGACATCGGCAAGCAGGGCGGCGCGAAGCTGCTCATCGGCGGCGAGCGAGCCGACCTCGGCGGTGAGTTGAGCGGCGGGTTCTACGTCCAGCCGACCGTCTTCGAGGGGACGAACGACATGCGGATCTTCCAGGAGGAGATCTTCGGGCCCGTGCTCGCACTCACGAGCTTCGCTGACTACGACGAGGCGATCTCCATCGCGAACGACACCCTCTACGGCCTCGGCGCCGGTGTGTGGAGCCGTGAGGCGACGACGCTGTACCGGGCCGGGCGGGCGATCGAGGCGGGACGCGTCTGGTCGAACACCTACCACCAGTACCCGGCGCACGCGGCGTTCGGCGGGTACAAGCAGTCGGGGATCGGCCGGGAGAACCACAAGATGATGCTCGACCACTACCAGCAGACGAAGAACCTGCTCGTGAGCTACGCGGAGGGGCCGATGGGCTTCTTCTGA
- a CDS encoding DEAD/DEAH box helicase: MPHTGQQRRSQGRSSTRSSGRSNPRGSSSRHDDDAPIIPILARKVREVEAKAQKGKVGPTNRTKYQVIAFLVREERARVKADTSYSDATRAELLKRLDGVATILAKTAARDTSLIQLLEADAATSPVAQRLRRDWLLESGAELSADELIITVEKPVVESVVPAELAEKQVIPQSVKARQLANPFLAPDFSQAAPQPTVRRRLDSWELMGPLYKAFELGSGGGAASMDLPDAPKLDRLSPRGLEVMKHQARFVESVREGHRSFLLADEPGLGKTAQSVLAASVAEAYPLLVIVPNVVKMNWAREVERWTPHRRATVIHGDGQALDAFADVIIVNYEVLDRHLAWLGTLGFRGMVVDEAHFIKNLHSQRSQHVLSLANRIRKATPGQDPLLLALTGTPLINDVEDFNAIWQFLGWIKDGKPTAELMERLEDTGLTPAEHAFYAAARSAVIDMGIVRRKKLDVAKDLPAKRVADLPVELDDEAIRSIRDAEAELGQRLKSRYVRVLESRGERVDALHEPNTDLMRMVAQAELDESKAAGGTENVFTMIRKIGQAKAVLAADYTAQLARSVGKVVFFAKHIDVMNAAEQLFAGRGLKTVSLRGDQTAQARQAAIDAFNTDPEVAVAVCSLTAAGVGVNLQAASNVVLAELSWTAAEQTQAIDRVHRIGQEEPVTAWRIIAAHTIDAKVAELIDSKQGLAARALDGSDQDVASVDSVQLNALVHLLREALGA, from the coding sequence ATGCCGCACACCGGCCAGCAACGCCGTTCCCAGGGGCGTTCCAGCACCCGTTCATCTGGCCGCTCGAACCCCAGAGGGTCCTCGTCGCGTCACGACGACGACGCGCCGATCATCCCCATCCTCGCCCGCAAGGTGCGCGAGGTCGAGGCGAAGGCGCAGAAGGGCAAGGTCGGGCCAACCAACCGGACCAAGTACCAGGTCATCGCCTTCCTCGTCCGCGAGGAACGCGCCAGGGTCAAGGCCGACACGAGCTACAGCGACGCCACGCGGGCCGAGCTCCTGAAGCGCCTCGACGGTGTGGCGACCATCCTCGCCAAGACGGCGGCGCGCGACACCTCGCTCATCCAGCTCCTCGAGGCCGACGCCGCGACGAGCCCCGTCGCGCAGCGGCTCCGGCGCGACTGGCTCCTCGAGTCGGGCGCCGAACTCAGCGCCGACGAACTCATCATCACCGTCGAGAAGCCCGTCGTGGAGTCCGTCGTCCCGGCCGAGCTCGCCGAGAAGCAGGTCATCCCGCAGTCGGTCAAGGCACGTCAGTTGGCCAATCCGTTCCTCGCCCCGGATTTCAGCCAGGCGGCACCGCAGCCGACCGTGCGTCGACGACTCGACAGCTGGGAGCTCATGGGCCCCCTGTACAAGGCGTTCGAGCTCGGTTCCGGCGGGGGAGCGGCCTCGATGGACCTGCCCGACGCCCCGAAGCTCGACCGGCTCTCGCCGCGCGGCCTCGAAGTCATGAAGCACCAGGCGCGCTTCGTCGAGAGCGTCCGTGAAGGACACCGTTCCTTCCTGCTCGCCGACGAGCCGGGCCTCGGCAAGACCGCGCAGTCGGTCCTCGCCGCCTCGGTCGCCGAGGCGTACCCGCTCCTCGTCATCGTGCCGAACGTCGTCAAGATGAACTGGGCGCGCGAGGTCGAGCGCTGGACGCCGCACCGACGCGCCACGGTCATCCACGGCGACGGCCAGGCGCTCGACGCCTTCGCCGACGTCATCATCGTGAACTACGAGGTCCTCGACCGCCACCTCGCCTGGCTCGGGACGCTCGGCTTCCGCGGCATGGTGGTCGACGAGGCGCACTTCATCAAGAACCTCCACTCCCAGCGCTCGCAGCACGTGCTGTCACTCGCGAACCGGATCCGGAAGGCGACGCCCGGCCAGGACCCGCTGCTGCTCGCGCTGACGGGTACGCCGCTGATCAACGACGTCGAGGACTTCAATGCCATCTGGCAGTTCCTCGGCTGGATCAAGGACGGCAAGCCGACCGCCGAACTCATGGAGCGGCTCGAGGACACCGGCCTGACCCCGGCCGAGCACGCCTTCTACGCCGCCGCGCGGTCCGCCGTCATCGACATGGGCATCGTGCGCCGCAAGAAGCTCGACGTCGCCAAGGACCTGCCCGCCAAGCGCGTCGCCGACCTCCCGGTCGAGCTCGACGACGAGGCGATCCGGTCCATCCGCGACGCGGAGGCCGAGCTCGGGCAACGGCTCAAGTCCCGCTACGTGCGGGTCCTGGAGTCGCGTGGTGAGCGCGTCGACGCGCTGCACGAGCCGAACACCGACCTCATGCGCATGGTCGCCCAGGCCGAGCTCGACGAGTCCAAGGCCGCCGGTGGCACGGAGAACGTGTTCACCATGATCCGCAAGATCGGTCAGGCCAAGGCCGTCCTCGCCGCCGATTACACGGCGCAGCTCGCGAGGTCCGTGGGCAAGGTCGTGTTCTTCGCGAAGCACATCGACGTCATGAACGCGGCCGAGCAGTTGTTCGCGGGTCGCGGCTTGAAGACGGTGTCGCTCCGCGGCGACCAGACCGCGCAGGCGCGTCAGGCCGCGATCGACGCGTTCAACACCGATCCGGAGGTCGCGGTCGCGGTCTGTTCGCTCACCGCCGCCGGCGTCGGCGTCAACCTGCAGGCCGCGTCCAACGTCGTGCTCGCCGAGTTGTCCTGGACAGCCGCCGAGCAGACCCAGGCGATCGACCGCGTGCACCGCATCGGTCAGGAGGAGCCGGTCACCGCCTGGCGCATCATCGCCGCGCACACGATCGACGCGAAGGTCGCGGAACTCATCGACAGCAAGCAGGGCCTGGCCGCTCGCGCGCTCGACGGAAGCGACCAGGACGTCGCGTCGGTCGACTCGGTGCAGCTGAACGCCCTCGTCCACCTGCTCCGCGAGGCACTGGGCGCCTGA
- a CDS encoding mycoredoxin produces MSAEDYLPADGGITMFSTTWCGYCARLKHQLSAAGIPFTEVDIEQVPGTADLVASLNGGNQTVPTVIFPDRSTATNPSLAQVKAALGV; encoded by the coding sequence ATGAGTGCCGAAGACTACCTGCCCGCCGATGGCGGCATCACGATGTTCTCCACGACCTGGTGCGGGTACTGCGCCCGACTGAAGCACCAGCTGTCCGCAGCCGGCATCCCGTTCACCGAGGTCGACATCGAGCAGGTCCCGGGGACCGCCGACCTCGTCGCCTCGCTGAACGGCGGCAACCAGACGGTCCCGACGGTGATCTTCCCCGACCGCTCGACCGCGACGAACCCGTCGCTCGCTCAGGTGAAGGCGGCACTCGGCGTCTGA
- a CDS encoding 6-phosphofructokinase, producing the protein MRIGVLTSGGDCPGLNAVIRGAVLKGTKIHNQEFIGIRDGWRGVVEGLTMPLDRHSVRGLAKQGGTILGTSRTNPFEGPHGGPENVQHTMDRLGIDALIAIGGEGTLAAAKRLTDAGLKIVGVPKTIDNDLDATDYSFGFDTAVEIATEAIDRLRTTGESHKRCMVIEVMGRHVGWIALHAGMAAGAHAILIPEQPQSIEQICEWADSVYQRGRAPIIVVSEGFTLDTMETAHSEKGLDAFNRPRLGGIADVLAPEIERRTGIESRATVLGHLQRGGVPSAYDRVLATRLGMAAIDSVMAGDWGTMIALRGTELVNCRFEEALGKLKTVPQERYDEAAILFG; encoded by the coding sequence ATGAGAATTGGTGTGCTCACGAGCGGCGGCGACTGCCCCGGCCTGAACGCGGTCATCCGAGGAGCGGTCCTCAAAGGGACGAAGATCCACAACCAGGAGTTCATCGGCATCCGCGACGGCTGGCGAGGAGTCGTCGAGGGCCTGACGATGCCGCTCGACCGCCACAGCGTGCGTGGTCTCGCCAAGCAGGGTGGCACCATCCTCGGCACGAGCCGCACCAACCCGTTCGAAGGACCGCACGGCGGCCCGGAGAACGTCCAGCACACCATGGACCGGCTCGGCATCGACGCGCTCATCGCCATCGGCGGAGAGGGCACGCTCGCCGCGGCGAAGCGGCTGACCGACGCCGGCCTCAAGATCGTCGGCGTCCCGAAGACGATCGACAACGATCTCGACGCCACCGACTACTCCTTCGGCTTCGACACCGCCGTCGAGATCGCGACCGAGGCCATCGACCGTCTCCGGACGACGGGCGAGTCCCACAAGCGGTGCATGGTCATCGAGGTCATGGGCCGGCACGTCGGCTGGATCGCCCTGCACGCCGGTATGGCGGCGGGTGCCCACGCCATCCTCATCCCGGAACAGCCGCAGTCGATCGAGCAGATCTGCGAGTGGGCGGACAGCGTCTACCAGCGCGGTCGCGCCCCGATCATCGTCGTGTCCGAGGGCTTCACGCTCGACACCATGGAGACCGCGCACTCCGAGAAGGGACTCGACGCGTTCAACCGTCCCCGTCTCGGCGGCATCGCCGACGTGCTCGCACCCGAGATCGAGCGCCGCACGGGCATCGAGTCCCGCGCGACCGTGCTCGGCCACCTGCAGCGCGGTGGCGTCCCGAGCGCCTACGACCGCGTGCTCGCCACCCGCCTCGGTATGGCCGCCATCGACTCCGTCATGGCCGGCGACTGGGGCACGATGATCGCACTCCGCGGCACCGAACTCGTCAACTGCCGCTTCGAAGAGGCGCTCGGCAAGCTGAAGACCGTGCCGCAGGAGCGCTACGACGAAGCGGCGATCCTCTTCGGCTAG
- a CDS encoding S9 family peptidase, giving the protein MAKLSAPRAQTRPTERTHHGDTVVDPYEWLREKESPEVIAHLEAENAYTEQETAHLAGLRERIFQEIKSRTLETDLSVPTRSGAWWYYGRSVEGRQYGIQCRIPVADPEDWTPPTLPEGGAAPGEQIILDANVEAEGHDFFSLGSFDVSDDGTRLLYGVDVEGDERYTVRVRDLASGVDLDDELLGTAGGAEFSPDGTAIVYTTVDESWRPDTVHLHRVGTSQDDDTVLFHEPDERFWVGAGFTRSRALLLIEAGSSVTSETRLVPADALSEEARVVWPRTDGVEYSVEHRVADGADRLLILHNRDAPDFELVEVPLSDPLGTARVVVAHSSERRLEDVEAFEAVTTVSYRRDGLTRIGLLDPTSGDIDEIAFDEPLSTVGWHGNGEWAQPMLRFGYGSLVTPSTVLELDVRSGERFVRKQQPVLGDYRPADYEQFREWATAVDGTRVPISIVRRVGAQGPGPLHLYGYGSYEASMDPSFSIARLSMLDRGVTFAIAHVRGGGELGRHWYEDGKKLHKQNSFSDFVDVADHLIREGWTTPARLVAEGGSAGGLLMGAVANRAPDRFAGILAGVPFVDALTSILDPSLPLTVIEWDEWGDPLHDPEVYAYMKAYSPYENVDPAKRYPRILATTSLNDTRVLYVEPAKWVARLRDAGAPALMKIEMSAGHGGVSGRYNAWRERAEELAWLLDVLELTDTDPA; this is encoded by the coding sequence ATGGCGAAGCTCTCTGCCCCCCGTGCCCAGACCCGACCGACCGAACGCACCCATCACGGCGACACCGTGGTGGACCCGTACGAGTGGCTCCGTGAGAAGGAGTCACCGGAGGTGATCGCGCACCTGGAGGCGGAGAACGCCTACACCGAGCAGGAGACGGCCCATCTGGCCGGACTGCGCGAGCGCATCTTCCAGGAGATCAAGAGCCGCACGCTCGAGACCGACCTCTCGGTACCGACCCGTTCCGGTGCGTGGTGGTATTACGGCCGCAGTGTCGAAGGCCGCCAGTACGGCATCCAGTGCCGCATCCCGGTCGCCGACCCGGAGGACTGGACGCCGCCGACCCTGCCCGAGGGCGGCGCTGCCCCCGGCGAGCAGATCATCCTCGACGCCAACGTCGAGGCGGAGGGCCACGACTTCTTCTCCCTCGGCAGCTTCGACGTGTCGGACGACGGCACGCGACTGCTCTACGGCGTCGACGTCGAAGGCGACGAGCGGTACACCGTCCGTGTCCGGGACCTCGCGAGTGGCGTCGACCTCGACGACGAGCTCCTCGGGACCGCGGGCGGTGCGGAGTTCTCCCCCGACGGCACCGCCATCGTCTACACGACGGTCGACGAGAGCTGGCGCCCAGACACCGTCCACCTGCACCGGGTGGGGACGTCCCAGGACGACGACACGGTCCTCTTCCACGAGCCCGACGAGCGGTTCTGGGTCGGTGCCGGATTCACCCGCAGCCGCGCGCTGCTCCTGATCGAGGCCGGCTCCTCGGTCACGAGCGAGACCCGACTCGTCCCCGCCGACGCGCTGTCCGAGGAGGCGCGGGTCGTCTGGCCGCGGACCGACGGCGTCGAGTACAGCGTCGAACACCGGGTGGCCGACGGTGCAGACCGGTTGCTCATCCTGCACAACCGGGACGCGCCGGACTTCGAGCTCGTCGAGGTGCCGCTCTCGGATCCGCTCGGCACGGCGCGGGTCGTCGTCGCGCACAGCAGCGAGCGCCGGCTCGAGGACGTCGAGGCGTTCGAGGCCGTGACCACCGTCTCCTACCGGCGCGACGGCCTGACCCGCATCGGCCTGCTCGACCCGACGAGTGGCGACATCGACGAGATCGCCTTCGACGAACCACTGTCCACCGTCGGCTGGCACGGCAACGGTGAATGGGCGCAACCGATGCTCCGGTTCGGATACGGGTCGCTCGTGACGCCGTCAACGGTGCTCGAACTCGACGTCCGGTCCGGCGAACGCTTCGTGCGCAAGCAGCAGCCGGTCCTCGGCGACTACCGCCCTGCGGACTACGAGCAGTTCCGGGAGTGGGCGACGGCCGTGGACGGGACCCGCGTGCCGATCTCCATCGTGCGCCGGGTCGGTGCCCAGGGGCCCGGGCCGCTCCACCTCTACGGCTACGGCTCGTACGAGGCCAGCATGGACCCGTCCTTCTCGATCGCGAGGCTGTCGATGCTCGACCGCGGCGTGACCTTCGCGATCGCCCATGTGCGCGGCGGCGGCGAACTCGGGCGTCACTGGTACGAGGACGGCAAGAAGCTCCACAAGCAGAACAGCTTCAGCGACTTCGTCGACGTGGCCGACCACCTCATCCGCGAGGGCTGGACGACGCCTGCCCGGCTCGTCGCCGAGGGCGGCAGCGCCGGCGGCCTCCTCATGGGCGCCGTGGCGAACCGTGCTCCCGACCGCTTCGCCGGCATCCTCGCCGGCGTCCCGTTCGTCGACGCGCTGACGAGCATCCTCGACCCGTCGCTCCCCCTGACGGTCATCGAATGGGACGAATGGGGCGATCCGCTCCACGACCCCGAGGTCTACGCGTACATGAAGGCGTACAGCCCCTACGAGAACGTCGACCCGGCGAAGCGCTACCCGCGCATCCTCGCGACGACGAGCCTCAACGACACCCGCGTGCTGTACGTGGAACCCGCGAAGTGGGTGGCCCGCCTGCGGGACGCCGGTGCACCGGCGCTGATGAAGATCGAGATGAGCGCCGGGCACGGCGGGGTGAGCGGCCGCTACAACGCGTGGCGTGAGCGCGCCGAGGAACTCGCCTGGCTGCTCGATGTGCTCGAACTCACGGACACCGATCCGGCCTGA
- a CDS encoding GAF domain-containing protein: protein MSSPWLAAPARAEAQRGLVRRLVRESWERSMGRHLDPDNLMPELAFDEDELRDHRLGHPLAGVLPVITKLLVNDADDDSGMLVAVGDAMGRLLWVDGDRHLRRRAEGMLFVEGAGWSEREVGTSAPGTALELDHGIQIHAAEHFNRLVHPWSCTAVPVHDPETRQIIGVIDITGGPQAVASHALPLMEATAAAVESEIMVQRLRAVTDRRFAGRPRTDTARRTTTVRPGLQVLGRDTGLLVGHGASRPTELSRRHAEILTLLAWHHQGLSADALAGLLYDADEASVTLRAELVRLRKVLGGTAPTLVPASRPYRLTTPLQLDAHQVLSLLDRGAHRAALAAYPGPLLPDSTAPGVVDLRDRVATRLREAMLTDASADLLHDYIRTAAAPDDVEILHACLRLLPPRSPKRAGLVARIEAIDAELSAS from the coding sequence GTGTCCAGTCCGTGGCTGGCGGCCCCGGCGCGTGCCGAAGCGCAGCGCGGACTCGTCCGACGGCTCGTCCGCGAGTCGTGGGAACGGTCGATGGGCCGTCACCTCGACCCGGACAACCTCATGCCGGAGCTCGCCTTCGACGAGGACGAGTTGCGCGACCACCGGCTCGGGCACCCGCTCGCCGGCGTCCTCCCGGTGATCACCAAGCTGCTGGTCAACGACGCGGACGACGACTCCGGCATGCTCGTCGCGGTGGGCGACGCCATGGGCAGACTGCTCTGGGTGGACGGCGACCGTCATCTGCGGCGACGGGCGGAGGGCATGCTCTTCGTCGAGGGTGCCGGGTGGTCGGAGCGGGAGGTGGGAACGAGCGCCCCGGGCACCGCGCTCGAACTCGACCACGGCATCCAGATCCACGCGGCCGAGCACTTCAACCGCCTCGTGCACCCGTGGAGCTGCACGGCGGTCCCGGTGCACGATCCCGAGACCCGGCAGATCATCGGCGTGATCGACATCACCGGTGGCCCGCAGGCGGTCGCCTCGCATGCGCTGCCGCTCATGGAGGCGACCGCCGCCGCCGTCGAGTCCGAGATCATGGTGCAGCGGCTGCGCGCGGTCACCGACCGCCGGTTCGCCGGTCGCCCACGAACGGACACAGCCCGCCGGACGACCACGGTGCGGCCCGGCCTGCAGGTGCTCGGCCGTGACACCGGCCTGCTGGTCGGACACGGGGCGAGTCGCCCGACCGAGCTCAGCCGACGGCACGCCGAGATCCTGACCCTGCTGGCCTGGCACCACCAGGGCCTGAGCGCCGACGCGCTCGCCGGGCTGCTCTACGACGCGGACGAGGCGTCGGTCACCCTCCGGGCGGAGCTCGTCCGGCTGCGGAAGGTGCTCGGCGGGACCGCGCCGACACTCGTGCCGGCCTCGCGGCCGTACCGGCTCACCACCCCGCTCCAGCTCGACGCCCACCAGGTGCTGTCCCTCCTCGACCGCGGCGCCCACCGCGCTGCGCTGGCCGCGTACCCGGGTCCGCTCCTGCCCGACTCCACCGCCCCCGGTGTCGTCGACCTCCGCGACCGGGTCGCGACGCGCCTCCGCGAGGCGATGCTGACCGACGCCTCGGCGGACCTGCTGCACGACTACATCCGGACCGCGGCCGCGCCCGACGACGTCGAGATCCTGCACGCCTGCCTCCGACTGCTGCCGCCGCGGTCACCGAAGCGCGCCGGCCTCGTCGCCCGCATCGAGGCGATCGACGCCGAGCTCTCGGCGTCCTGA
- a CDS encoding DUF779 domain-containing protein produces the protein MTGRVDVTDAAAALVREMTALHGPLMFHQSGGCCDGSSPMCYPVGMFRTGAVDVLLDTLDVPGLDAPVEVYMSRSQFEYWKYTHLTIDVVQGRGSGFSVEAPTGQRFLIRSRMLDDAELERFGLVDSAPD, from the coding sequence ATGACCGGACGGGTCGACGTCACCGACGCTGCGGCCGCACTGGTGCGGGAGATGACCGCGCTGCACGGACCGCTCATGTTCCATCAGTCCGGCGGATGCTGCGACGGGAGTTCGCCCATGTGCTACCCCGTCGGGATGTTCCGCACGGGCGCGGTCGACGTCCTGCTCGACACGCTCGACGTGCCCGGGCTCGACGCGCCCGTCGAGGTCTACATGTCGCGTTCCCAGTTCGAGTACTGGAAGTACACGCACCTGACGATCGACGTGGTGCAGGGGCGCGGCAGCGGGTTCAGCGTCGAGGCCCCGACGGGGCAGCGGTTCCTCATCCGTTCTCGCATGCTCGACGACGCCGAACTGGAGCGGTTCGGACTCGTCGACAGCGCGCCGGACTGA